A genomic segment from Phragmites australis chromosome 6, lpPhrAust1.1, whole genome shotgun sequence encodes:
- the LOC133921611 gene encoding protein INAPERTURATE POLLEN 1 homolog, translating to MPRPPPPGRGVPGARRPMRDFFAAWLATLRSPLLPLLRRALSSSSGSWDDPLSSAAAAVEAHFQAHWSALDAAARLDPSQVVAAGDWRSPLELPFLWLGDVHPSLLTSLLRTLSPSPRLLAAADRVDRRIRANVPAVSDRLRRAQEAFVSGEVAGTVDVEAFLEELKGVALEANRLRRGVLSELVAAAGGYQAALFLEALSRFVLSMHDPEVLRRFDQCRPSPGS from the coding sequence ATGCCGCGGCCGCCTCCGCCGGGCCGCGGGGTCCCTGGAGCcaggcggccgatgcgggattTCTTCGCCGCCTGGCTCGCCACCCTCCGCTCGCCGCTCCTCCCGCTGCTCCGCCGcgcgctctcctcctcctccggctccTGGGACGACCCGCTctcctccgccgcggcggccgtaGAGGCCCACTTCCAGGCGCACTGGTCTGCGCTCGACGCCGCTGCGCGGCTGGACCCGTCCCAGGTCGTCGCCGCGGGGGACTGGCGCTCCCCCCTCGAGCTTCCCTTCCTGTGGCTCGGCGACGTCCACCCCTCCCTCCTCACCTCCCTCCTCCGGACGCTCTCGCCCTCACCGcggctcctcgccgccgccgatcGCGTCGACCGCCGGATCCGCGCCAACGTCCCCGCCGTCTCCGACCGCCTCCGCCGGGCCCAGGAGGCCTTTGTGTCCGGCGAGGTGGCCGGCACGGTCGACGTGGAGGCGTTCTTGGAGGAGCTCAAGGGCGTCGCCCTCGAGGCCAACCGGCTCCGTCGAGGCGTTCTTTCGGAGCTCGTCGCTGCCGCCGGGGGGTACCAGGCGGCGCTCTTCCTCGAGGCCCTCTCGCGCTTCGTGCTATCCATGCACGATCCCGAGGTGCTCCGCCGCTTCGATCAGTGCCGTCCCTCGCCCGGTAGCTAG